Proteins encoded within one genomic window of Triticum aestivum cultivar Chinese Spring chromosome 2D, IWGSC CS RefSeq v2.1, whole genome shotgun sequence:
- the LOC123052649 gene encoding U1 small nuclear ribonucleoprotein C isoform X1, which translates to MSRGHFFNLVLAVLPTKPAVLVLPQSSPTPVDLVAAPPPPPPCFPPASPHRRLVPLPSDRRLVPLRPPPAKVQFRRPPSAVLALLPPALVVNHLLSVDHEDRPSMDAVDPSTGKHGCPFSNPQTVPSTSGAPSDGAVLPRGWRAGAGTALRRPPPRRMAASPPSSHHHCPPGRQPHPVLQSEGEIQCTLRTASKCRAFWDTHSGNSRSFENQIVLFAISWAFTKTSITRIPMRNSA; encoded by the exons ATGTCGCGAGGTCATTTTTTCAATTTAGTCCTTGCCGTTCTCCCGACCAAACCCGCGGTGCTCGTCCTTCCTCAGTCTTCTCCGACGCCGGTTGATTTGGtcgccgcgcccccgccgcctccgccttgCTTCCCTCCCGCCTCCCCACACCGGCGCCTTGTTCCCCTCCCCTCCGACCGCCGCCTCGTTCCCCTACGCCCGCCGCCCGCGAAGGTTCAATTTCGGAGACCACCGTCTGCAGTCCTCGCTCTCCTTCCGCCTGCGCTCGTCGTGAATCACCTCCTCTCCGTCGACCATGAAGATCGCCCCTCCATGGACGCCGTCGACCCGAGCACTGGGAAGCACGGGTGCCCCTTCTCCAATCCGCAAACGGTGCCTTCCACCAGCGGCGCTCCGTCCGACGGAGCCGTCCTTCCCCGAGGGTGGCGAGCCGGAGCTGGCACTGCCCTTCGTCGACCCCCTCCTCGCCGTATGGCTGCCTCGCCGCCCAGCAGCCACCACCACTGTCCACCTGGCCGTCAACCTCATCCAGTACTACAGAGCGAAG GTGAGATTCAGTGTACTCTACGAACTGCTTCAAAATGTAGGGCATTTTGGGACACACACAG CGGCAACTCAAG GTCCTTTGAAAATCAGATCGTCCTATTTGCAATATCATGGGCTTTCACAAAGACAAGTATAACAAGGATTCCAATGAGAAATAGCGCCTAA
- the LOC123052649 gene encoding uncharacterized protein isoform X2, with translation MKIAPPWTPSTRALGSTGAPSPIRKRCLPPAALRPTEPSFPEGGEPELALPFVDPLLAVWLPRRPAATTTVHLAVNLIQYYRAKVRFSVLYELLQNVGHFGTHTAATQGPLKIRSSYLQYHGLSQRQV, from the exons ATGAAGATCGCCCCTCCATGGACGCCGTCGACCCGAGCACTGGGAAGCACGGGTGCCCCTTCTCCAATCCGCAAACGGTGCCTTCCACCAGCGGCGCTCCGTCCGACGGAGCCGTCCTTCCCCGAGGGTGGCGAGCCGGAGCTGGCACTGCCCTTCGTCGACCCCCTCCTCGCCGTATGGCTGCCTCGCCGCCCAGCAGCCACCACCACTGTCCACCTGGCCGTCAACCTCATCCAGTACTACAGAGCGAAG GTGAGATTCAGTGTACTCTACGAACTGCTTCAAAATGTAGGGCATTTTGGGACACACACAG CGGCAACTCAAG GTCCTTTGAAAATCAGATCGTCCTATTTGCAATATCATGGGCTTTCACAAAGACAAGTATAA